A region from the Serinus canaria isolate serCan28SL12 chromosome 10, serCan2020, whole genome shotgun sequence genome encodes:
- the IDH3A gene encoding isocitrate dehydrogenase [NAD] subunit alpha, mitochondrial, which translates to MAATAWMPTVSRLLGAFKSQKKVTRSFGNAVQTVTLIPGDGIGPEISAAVMKIFDAAKAPIQWEERNVSAIQGPGGKWMIPPEAKESMDKNKMGLKGPLKTPIAAGHPSMNLLLRKTFDLYANVRPCVSIEGYKTPYTDVNIVTIRENTEGEYSGIEHVIVDGVVQSIKLITEEASKRIAEFAFEYARNNQRSHVTAVHKANIMRMSDGLFLRKCREAAENCKDIKFNEMYLDTVCLNMVQDPSQFDVLVMPNLYGDILSDLCAGLIGGLGVTPSGNIGANGVAIFESVHGTAPDIAGKDMANPTALLLSAVMMLRHMGMHKHATKIESACFDTIKDGKVLTKDLGGNAKCSEFTEEICRRVRDKD; encoded by the exons ATGGCCGCGACCGCGTGGATGCCCACG GTTTCTCGATTGCTAGGTGCTttcaaaagccaaaaaaaggtGACCAGAAGTTTTGGTAATGCT GTACAAACAGTAACTTTAATCCCAGGAGATGGCATAGGACCtgagatttctgctgctgtcatgAAGATCTTTGATGCTGCCAAA GCACCTATTCAGTGGGAAGAGAGGAATGTTTCGGCTATCCAAGGACCAGGAGGGAAGTGGATGATACCCCCAGAAGCCAAAGAATCCATGGATAAAAACAAAATGGGattaaaag GGCCTCTGAAGACCCCAATTGCTGCAGGGCACCCATCGATGAATCTGCTGCTGCGTAAAACCTTTGACCTTTATGCCAACGTGCGTCCGTGCGTATCCATCGAGGGCTACAAGACGCCCTACACGGACGTGAACATCGTCACCATCCGCGAGAACACCGAGGGCGAGTACAGCGGCATCGAGCACGTG ATTGTTGATGGGGTTGTGCAAAGCATCAAGCTGATCACAGAGGAAGCCAGCAAGCGCATTGCAGAGTTTGCTTTTGAGTATGCCAGAAACAATCAGAGGAGCCACGTAACTGCTGTGCACAAGGCAAATATTAT GAGAATGTCTGATGGCCTTTTCTTGAGAAAatgcagggaggcagcagaaaaCTGTAAAGATAttaaatttaatgaaatgtATCTGGATACTGTATGTCTGAAT ATGGTTCAAGATCCATCTCAATTTGATGTGCTTGTTATGCCAAACTTGTACGGTGACATCCTCAG tgacttGTGTGCTGGACTCATTGGGGGTCTTGGAGTAACACCCAGCGGAAACATTGGTGCCAACGGTGTGGCCATTTTTGAATCC GTTCATGGAACAGCACCAGACATTGCAGGAAAAGACATGGCAAATCCAACTGCCCTCCTTCTGAGTGCTGTGATGATGCTGCGCCACATGGGAATGCACAAACATGCCACCAAGATTGAGTCAGCTTGCTTTGATACAATTAAAGATGGAAAG gtcTTGACAAAAGACTTGGGAGGCAATGCCAAGTGTTCGGAATTCACAGAGGAGATCTGCCGCCGAGTACGGGACAAAGACTga
- the ACSBG1 gene encoding long-chain-fatty-acid--CoA ligase ACSBG1 isoform X1, with protein sequence MFKESLEKYGSLNALASKKNGKWEKITFSEYYCLSRKAAKSFLKLGLERFHSVAILGFNSPEWFISAVGAVFAGGIVTGIYTTNSPEACHYIAHDSKTDIMVVENQKQLDKIMQIWNRLPHLKAVVLYKDSIAERHPNLYTMEEFLDLGGDVSDSTLDDVINSQKPNQCCVLIYTSGTTGNPKGAMLSHDNITWTSAHCSRAGGMQPAEVQQESIVSYLPLSHIAAQIYDLWTGIKWGEQVYFAEPDALKGSLINTLKEVQPTSHMGVPRVWEKIMEKLKDASAQSGFMKKKMVSWAMSLSLERNLNGSNSSDLKQLWTRLADWLVLAKVRSALGLSSCQKHFSGAAPLNTETLYFFLGLNITLYEAYGMSETTGPHCLSGPYIYKQHSCGKPAPGCRVKLVDKDTEGNGEICFWGRTVFMGYLNMEDRTKEAFDEEGWLHSGDLGKLDKDGFLYVTGRIKDLIITAGGENVPPIPIEDAVKKELPIVSNAMVIGDKKKFLSMFLTLKSVLDPDTSDPTDILTEQARDFCQRSGSKATKVSEIVATREEAIYRAIQEGIDRVNSTATNRVHCIQKWIVLPRDFSISGGELGPTMKLKRLAVLEKYRNEVDSFYKE encoded by the exons ATGTTCAAGGAGAGCCTGGAAAAATATGGGTCCCTTAATGCTTTGGCCAgcaaaaagaatggaaaatgggagaaaataactttttcagAATATTATTGCCTCTCTAGGAAAGCAGCCAAGAGCTTCTTGAAG CTTGGTCTGGAACGATTCCATAGCGTAGCAATCCTTGGATTTAATTCTCCAGAATGGTTCATCTCAGCTGTTGGAGCTGTTTTTGCTGG AGGAATTGTCACAGGGATATATACAACCAATTCTCCAGAGGCCTGTCACTACATTGCCCATGACAGCAAGACTGATATTATGGTTGTGGAAAATCAGAAACAGCTGGACAAGATAATGCAG ATCTGGAATCGGTTGCCCCACTTGAAGGCTGTGGTGCTATATAAGGACTCCATTGCAGAGAGACATCCAAATTTGTACACG ATGGAAGAGTTTCTGGACCTGGGAGGTGACGTCTCTGACAGTACTTTGGATGACGTTATTAACTCCCAAAAGCCGAATCAGTGCTGTGTTCTGATATACACCTCCGGAACAACGGGGAACCCAAAAGGAGCCATGCTGAGTCATGACAAC ataACTTGGACATCAGCCcattgcagcagagcaggaggtaTGCAACCTGCAGAGGTCCAGCAGGAATCTATAGTCAGTTATCTCCCACTCAGCCATATAGCTGCACAGATCTATGACCTGTGGACTGGAATCAAATGGGGAGAGCAAGTTTACTTTGCTGAGCCAGATGCTCTGAAG GGCAGCTTGATCAACACACTAAAAGAAGTGCAGCCAACATCTCACATGGGAGTTCCTCGAGTATGGGAGAAAATCATGGAGAAGTTAAAGGATGCTTCTGCTCAGTCAGGatttatgaagaagaaaatggtttCCTGGGCTATGTCACTTAGCTTAGAGAGGAACCTGAATGGCTCAAACAG CAGTGATCTAAAGCAGCTCTGGACAAGATTAGCAGACTGGTTAGTGCTTGCAAAAGTCCGTAGTGCACTGGGGCTTTCTTCCTGTCAGAAGCACTTTTctggtgctgctcctctcaATACAGAAACATTGTATTTCTTCCTGGGTCTGAACATCACCCTGTATGAGGCTTATGGGATGAGTGAGACCACAGGCCCACATTGCCTCTCTGGGCCTTACATTTACAAGCAGCACAg CTGTGGTAAACCAGCACCTGGATGCAGAGTGAAACTGGTGGACAAAGATACAGAAGGCAATGGAGAAATCTGTTTCTGGGGAAGGACTGTTTTCATGGGTTATTTAAATATGGAAGACAGAACAAAAGAAGCCTTTGATGAGGAGGGCTGGCTGCATTCTGGAGATTTAGGAAAGCTAGACAAGGATGGCTTTCTCTATGTCACTGGAAGAATTAAAG ATTTGATTATTACAGCAGGAGGTGAAAACGTGCCTCCAATTCCAATTGAAGATGCTGTGAAAAAAGAACTTCCAATTGTTAGTAATGCTATGGTGATTGGAGATAAGAAGAAGTTTTTGTCAATGTTCCTGACCCTAAAG AGTGTGCTGGACCCAGATACATCTGATCCTACTGACATTCTGACAGAGCAAGCCAGAGACTTCTGTCAGAGGAGTGGCAGTAAAGCCACCAAAGTGTCCGAGATTGTAGCTACAAGAGAGGAGGCAATCTACAGAGCCATCCAGGAGGGAATTGACAGAGTCAACAGCACTGCTACCAACAGGGTTCACTGCATTCAGAAATGGATCGTCCTGCCAAgagatttttccatttctgggGGAGAACTAG GTCCCACAATGAAGCTGAAGCGGCTCGCTGTGCTCGAGAAATACCGAAATGAAGTAGACTCCTtctataaagaataa
- the ACSBG1 gene encoding long-chain-fatty-acid--CoA ligase ACSBG1 isoform X2: MFKESLEKYGSLNALASKKNGKWEKITFSEYYCLSRKAAKSFLKLGLERFHSVAILGFNSPEWFISAVGAVFAGGIVTGIYTTNSPEACHYIAHDSKTDIMVVENQKQLDKIMQIWNRLPHLKAVVLYKDSIAERHPNLYTMEEFLDLGGDVSDSTLDDVINSQKPNQCCVLIYTSGTTGNPKGAMLSHDNITWTSAHCSRAGGMQPAEVQQESIVSYLPLSHIAAQIYDLWTGIKWGEQVYFAEPDALKGSLINTLKEVQPTSHMGVPRVWEKIMEKLKDASAQSGFMKKKMVSWAMSLSLERNLNGSNSDLKQLWTRLADWLVLAKVRSALGLSSCQKHFSGAAPLNTETLYFFLGLNITLYEAYGMSETTGPHCLSGPYIYKQHSCGKPAPGCRVKLVDKDTEGNGEICFWGRTVFMGYLNMEDRTKEAFDEEGWLHSGDLGKLDKDGFLYVTGRIKDLIITAGGENVPPIPIEDAVKKELPIVSNAMVIGDKKKFLSMFLTLKSVLDPDTSDPTDILTEQARDFCQRSGSKATKVSEIVATREEAIYRAIQEGIDRVNSTATNRVHCIQKWIVLPRDFSISGGELGPTMKLKRLAVLEKYRNEVDSFYKE, translated from the exons ATGTTCAAGGAGAGCCTGGAAAAATATGGGTCCCTTAATGCTTTGGCCAgcaaaaagaatggaaaatgggagaaaataactttttcagAATATTATTGCCTCTCTAGGAAAGCAGCCAAGAGCTTCTTGAAG CTTGGTCTGGAACGATTCCATAGCGTAGCAATCCTTGGATTTAATTCTCCAGAATGGTTCATCTCAGCTGTTGGAGCTGTTTTTGCTGG AGGAATTGTCACAGGGATATATACAACCAATTCTCCAGAGGCCTGTCACTACATTGCCCATGACAGCAAGACTGATATTATGGTTGTGGAAAATCAGAAACAGCTGGACAAGATAATGCAG ATCTGGAATCGGTTGCCCCACTTGAAGGCTGTGGTGCTATATAAGGACTCCATTGCAGAGAGACATCCAAATTTGTACACG ATGGAAGAGTTTCTGGACCTGGGAGGTGACGTCTCTGACAGTACTTTGGATGACGTTATTAACTCCCAAAAGCCGAATCAGTGCTGTGTTCTGATATACACCTCCGGAACAACGGGGAACCCAAAAGGAGCCATGCTGAGTCATGACAAC ataACTTGGACATCAGCCcattgcagcagagcaggaggtaTGCAACCTGCAGAGGTCCAGCAGGAATCTATAGTCAGTTATCTCCCACTCAGCCATATAGCTGCACAGATCTATGACCTGTGGACTGGAATCAAATGGGGAGAGCAAGTTTACTTTGCTGAGCCAGATGCTCTGAAG GGCAGCTTGATCAACACACTAAAAGAAGTGCAGCCAACATCTCACATGGGAGTTCCTCGAGTATGGGAGAAAATCATGGAGAAGTTAAAGGATGCTTCTGCTCAGTCAGGatttatgaagaagaaaatggtttCCTGGGCTATGTCACTTAGCTTAGAGAGGAACCTGAATGGCTCAAACAG TGATCTAAAGCAGCTCTGGACAAGATTAGCAGACTGGTTAGTGCTTGCAAAAGTCCGTAGTGCACTGGGGCTTTCTTCCTGTCAGAAGCACTTTTctggtgctgctcctctcaATACAGAAACATTGTATTTCTTCCTGGGTCTGAACATCACCCTGTATGAGGCTTATGGGATGAGTGAGACCACAGGCCCACATTGCCTCTCTGGGCCTTACATTTACAAGCAGCACAg CTGTGGTAAACCAGCACCTGGATGCAGAGTGAAACTGGTGGACAAAGATACAGAAGGCAATGGAGAAATCTGTTTCTGGGGAAGGACTGTTTTCATGGGTTATTTAAATATGGAAGACAGAACAAAAGAAGCCTTTGATGAGGAGGGCTGGCTGCATTCTGGAGATTTAGGAAAGCTAGACAAGGATGGCTTTCTCTATGTCACTGGAAGAATTAAAG ATTTGATTATTACAGCAGGAGGTGAAAACGTGCCTCCAATTCCAATTGAAGATGCTGTGAAAAAAGAACTTCCAATTGTTAGTAATGCTATGGTGATTGGAGATAAGAAGAAGTTTTTGTCAATGTTCCTGACCCTAAAG AGTGTGCTGGACCCAGATACATCTGATCCTACTGACATTCTGACAGAGCAAGCCAGAGACTTCTGTCAGAGGAGTGGCAGTAAAGCCACCAAAGTGTCCGAGATTGTAGCTACAAGAGAGGAGGCAATCTACAGAGCCATCCAGGAGGGAATTGACAGAGTCAACAGCACTGCTACCAACAGGGTTCACTGCATTCAGAAATGGATCGTCCTGCCAAgagatttttccatttctgggGGAGAACTAG GTCCCACAATGAAGCTGAAGCGGCTCGCTGTGCTCGAGAAATACCGAAATGAAGTAGACTCCTtctataaagaataa
- the ACSBG1 gene encoding long-chain-fatty-acid--CoA ligase ACSBG1 isoform X3, with the protein MPNSGETLTKQLQTGNARNVSGSCENGTFTDAETVCRDLLPHSEETQGEGIEPAESLWTSFADGRVRLRIDNSCPQTPITVHQMFKESLEKYGSLNALASKKNGKWEKITFSEYYCLSRKAAKSFLKLGLERFHSVAILGFNSPEWFISAVGAVFAGGIVTGIYTTNSPEACHYIAHDSKTDIMVVENQKQLDKIMQIWNRLPHLKAVVLYKDSIAERHPNLYTMEEFLDLGGDVSDSTLDDVINSQKPNQCCVLIYTSGTTGNPKGAMLSHDNITWTSAHCSRAGGMQPAEVQQESIVSYLPLSHIAAQIYDLWTGIKWGEQVYFAEPDALKGSLINTLKEVQPTSHMGVPRVWEKIMEKLKDASAQSGFMKKKMVSWAMSLSLERNLNGSNSSDLKQLWTRLADWLVLAKVRSALGLSSCQKHFSGAAPLNTETLYFFLGLNITLYEAYGMSETTGPHCLSGPYIYKQHSCGKPAPGCRVKLVDKDTEGNGEICFWGRTVFMGYLNMEDRTKEAFDEEGWLHSGDLGKLDKDGFLYVTGRIKDLIITAGGENVPPIPIEDAVKKELPIVSNAMVIGDKKKFLSMFLTLKSVLDPDTSDPTDILTEQARDFCQRSGSKATKVSEIVATREEAIYRAIQEGIDRVNSTATNRVHCIQKWIVLPRDFSISGGELGPTMKLKRLAVLEKYRNEVDSFYKE; encoded by the exons AGTCTCTGTGGACTTCTTTTGCTGATGGCAGAGTCAGACTGAGAATAGATAACTCATGCCCACAGACTCCCATAACAGTTCATCAGATGTTCAAGGAGAGCCTGGAAAAATATGGGTCCCTTAATGCTTTGGCCAgcaaaaagaatggaaaatgggagaaaataactttttcagAATATTATTGCCTCTCTAGGAAAGCAGCCAAGAGCTTCTTGAAG CTTGGTCTGGAACGATTCCATAGCGTAGCAATCCTTGGATTTAATTCTCCAGAATGGTTCATCTCAGCTGTTGGAGCTGTTTTTGCTGG AGGAATTGTCACAGGGATATATACAACCAATTCTCCAGAGGCCTGTCACTACATTGCCCATGACAGCAAGACTGATATTATGGTTGTGGAAAATCAGAAACAGCTGGACAAGATAATGCAG ATCTGGAATCGGTTGCCCCACTTGAAGGCTGTGGTGCTATATAAGGACTCCATTGCAGAGAGACATCCAAATTTGTACACG ATGGAAGAGTTTCTGGACCTGGGAGGTGACGTCTCTGACAGTACTTTGGATGACGTTATTAACTCCCAAAAGCCGAATCAGTGCTGTGTTCTGATATACACCTCCGGAACAACGGGGAACCCAAAAGGAGCCATGCTGAGTCATGACAAC ataACTTGGACATCAGCCcattgcagcagagcaggaggtaTGCAACCTGCAGAGGTCCAGCAGGAATCTATAGTCAGTTATCTCCCACTCAGCCATATAGCTGCACAGATCTATGACCTGTGGACTGGAATCAAATGGGGAGAGCAAGTTTACTTTGCTGAGCCAGATGCTCTGAAG GGCAGCTTGATCAACACACTAAAAGAAGTGCAGCCAACATCTCACATGGGAGTTCCTCGAGTATGGGAGAAAATCATGGAGAAGTTAAAGGATGCTTCTGCTCAGTCAGGatttatgaagaagaaaatggtttCCTGGGCTATGTCACTTAGCTTAGAGAGGAACCTGAATGGCTCAAACAG CAGTGATCTAAAGCAGCTCTGGACAAGATTAGCAGACTGGTTAGTGCTTGCAAAAGTCCGTAGTGCACTGGGGCTTTCTTCCTGTCAGAAGCACTTTTctggtgctgctcctctcaATACAGAAACATTGTATTTCTTCCTGGGTCTGAACATCACCCTGTATGAGGCTTATGGGATGAGTGAGACCACAGGCCCACATTGCCTCTCTGGGCCTTACATTTACAAGCAGCACAg CTGTGGTAAACCAGCACCTGGATGCAGAGTGAAACTGGTGGACAAAGATACAGAAGGCAATGGAGAAATCTGTTTCTGGGGAAGGACTGTTTTCATGGGTTATTTAAATATGGAAGACAGAACAAAAGAAGCCTTTGATGAGGAGGGCTGGCTGCATTCTGGAGATTTAGGAAAGCTAGACAAGGATGGCTTTCTCTATGTCACTGGAAGAATTAAAG ATTTGATTATTACAGCAGGAGGTGAAAACGTGCCTCCAATTCCAATTGAAGATGCTGTGAAAAAAGAACTTCCAATTGTTAGTAATGCTATGGTGATTGGAGATAAGAAGAAGTTTTTGTCAATGTTCCTGACCCTAAAG AGTGTGCTGGACCCAGATACATCTGATCCTACTGACATTCTGACAGAGCAAGCCAGAGACTTCTGTCAGAGGAGTGGCAGTAAAGCCACCAAAGTGTCCGAGATTGTAGCTACAAGAGAGGAGGCAATCTACAGAGCCATCCAGGAGGGAATTGACAGAGTCAACAGCACTGCTACCAACAGGGTTCACTGCATTCAGAAATGGATCGTCCTGCCAAgagatttttccatttctgggGGAGAACTAG GTCCCACAATGAAGCTGAAGCGGCTCGCTGTGCTCGAGAAATACCGAAATGAAGTAGACTCCTtctataaagaataa